One window of Fusarium keratoplasticum isolate Fu6.1 chromosome 2, whole genome shotgun sequence genomic DNA carries:
- a CDS encoding Zn(2)-C6 fungal-type domain-containing protein, translating into MRRLDGAGAGSGASGPAASPSPQPTGTGAAPPLQRLPVNPRRHKVAPERRKRVVTACNACNIRRVRCSGERPCRQCSSSSRECVYPVPVEKVTITRSELEDLRRKVDLYERALQDTVPEAISSAVPDATRRHELLSLLGRSDPYQATGGLAASEAARTPLSSVQPSVIAVTAAVDGQVQLVRAPSELPPPQQTDLQRQYQHQPLPQVQFQDTPFPQLAAPPIVQVHHHRQDDEDGVSTEGRLLHDPDGHARFLGETSGATFLDYLKEFMTTVLPLAYQNLRPGSDGSAFLSSLGRYQTYDSRPLHDRDVDPFWFPPRPEMEYMLSELRCFLQDGNGNWQSGGIYWWGDLSSAPILPPMERDTPLARLNKCRHLAFYHTAFAVVSQATATPPQDLTVDSHLSEYYFSRARLLLGNPLDITRFTGNEVSTLTLMGFYLIEMNRRDAAYMCVSNAMHISIMHGAHRVWADEGGKRAFWTLYVLDRYLSCLMGRPPTIMDDAIRLQLPCDAPGMPPADGLKAHVELSRISGHIVCNTYRVSPWDGNTGPVRNLEEAIRLLDEWNLNLPPSLQLSSTGLSDDPACCLLHMSYNQLIILTIRPLFFATVKKSFAERLVTRQCSLRSHPQLPQLKRCTAAADHNIRLARQILALNHPRKLLQAGLHFIFNAAICLMLRELVVDDEVAEPRDKRVLCQDLDFVIARFEDESRIGSNYGRDCATVLRDLRVLVGRLRTPVDTNLEPLRSNAMPQQSATTTYDPIENRTTVDMGQQWPEKLTSEALQQPILVEQGHILYDELVSWIDGDWQSYSGYLI; encoded by the exons ATGCGGCGGCTCgacggcgccggcgccggctcTGGGGCTTCGGGTCCAGCAGCGTCGCCGTCACCTCAGCCTACTGGTACTGGTGCTGCTCCGCCGCTGCAGCGTCTTCCCGTGAATCCACGTCGACACAAGGTTGCTCCAGAACGGCGCAAACGCGTTGTAACAGC GTGCAATGCCTGTAATATCCGCAGAGTACGCTGCTCAGGCGAACGTCCTTGTCGCCAGTGCAGCTCGTCCTCGCGTGAATGCGTGTATCCCGTGCCCGTTGAAAAGGTCACCATTACGCGTTCTGAGCTGGAGGACCTGAGGCGCAAGGTCGACCTGTACGAGCGAGCCCTGCAGGATACGGTACCCGAAGCCATCTCCAGCGCCGTGCCTGATGCCACGAGGCGCCACGAGCTGCTCAGCTTACTTGGTCGTTCGGACCCTTATCAGGCTACTGGGGGCTTGGCCGCAAGTGAAGCAGCCAGGACGCCACTGTCCAGCGTGCAGCCTAGTGTTATCGCTGTGACGGCGGCTGTCGATGGTCAGGTTCAGCTCGTCCGGGCACCATCTGAACTCCCTCCGCCTCAGCAAACCGACCTACAACGGCAATACCAGCATCAGCCGTTGCCCCAAGTTCAATTCCAGGATACCCCATTCCCTCAGCTTGCCGCGCCTCCCATTGTCCAagttcatcaccatcgacaggacgatgaagatggcgtaTCGACTGAGGGCCGGTTGCTTCACGATCCTGATGGACACGCCCGCTTCCTCGGCGAGACAAGCGGCGCAACGTTTCTCGACTACTTGAAGGAATTCATGACAACCGTCCTACCTCTCGCATATCAGAATCTTCGTCCAGGTTCTGACGGCAGTGCATTCTTATCCAGCCTTGGCCGCTATCAAACATACGACTCACGACCTTTACACGACCGAGATGTCGACCCTTTCTGGTTCCCTCCCCGGCCTGAAATGGAATATATGCTCTCCGAGCTACGATGCTTCCTCCAGGACGGTAACGGTAACTGGCAAAGCGGAGGTATCTACTGGTGGGGAGACCTCTCATCAGCGCCCATCCTCCCTCCCATGGAACGAGACACTCCTCTCGCCCGCTTAAACAAGTGCCGCCATCTCGCCTTCTATCATACTGCCTTTGCCGTCGTGTCTCAAGCCACTGCGACACCACCCCAGGACTTGACTGTAGACTCTCATCTGAGCGAGTACTACTTCAGTCGTGCCCGCCTTCTTCTAGGAAACCCCCTCGACATTACACGGTTCACCGGCAACGAGGTGTCGACGTTAACATTAATGGGCTTCTACCTGATCGAGATGAACCGTCGAGATGCCGCCTACATGTGTGTTAGCAATGCCATGCACATCAGCATCATGCATGGAGCCCACCGAGTATGGGCAGACGAGGGTGGTAAAAGAGCCTTCTGGACACTCTACGTCCTCGATCGATACTTGAGCTGCCTAATGGGACGCCCCCCTACTATCATGGACGATGCCATCCGACTTCAACTTCCATGCGACGCCCC AGGAATGCCTCCCGCCGATGGCCTAAAAGCTCATGTTGAACTTTCGCGTATATCCGGACATATTGTGTGCAACACATATCGTGTTTCTCCATGGGATGGCAACACAGGGCCGGTTAGGAACCTTGAAGAGGCCATCAGACTGCTTGATGAGTGGAATCTTaatctccctccctctcttcaaCTCTCAAGTACAGGGTTGAGCGATGATCCAGCTTGTTGTCTGCTACATATGAGCTACAACCAG CTGATCATATTAACCATTCGGCCCCTCTTCTTTGCTACAGTGAAGAAATCATTTGCAGAAAGACTAGTCACGCGACAATGTTCTCTCCGTTCCCATCCCCAGCTCCCTCAACTCAAACGCTGCACCGCCGCAGCAGACCACAACATCCGCCTCGCCCGCCAGATCCTAGCCCTCAATCACCCCCGAAAGCTCCTCCAGGCCGGTCTccacttcatcttcaacgccGCCATATGCTTGATGCTGCGGGAGCTAGTAGTAGATGACGAGGTCGCCGAGCCTAGGGATAAGAGAGTCCTATGTCAAGACCTTGACTTTGTCATTGCCAGGTTCGAGGATGAGAGTCGGATTGGGAGCAACTACGGTCGAGACTGCGCAACGGTTCTTCGGGATCTTCGCGTTCTCGTTGGACGCCTCCGGACGCCAGTCGACACCAATCTCGAACCGCTACGCTCCAACGCCATGCCACAGCAGTCTGCCACCACGACCTACGATCCGATCGAGAACCGGACCACTGTAGACATGGGACAACAATGGCCGGAGAAGTTGACTTCGGAGGCCCTCCAGCAGCCGATTCTCGTTGAGCAGGGACATATCCTCTATGATGAGTTGGTCTCTTGGATTGACGGTGATTGGCAATCATACAGCGGATATCTCATTTAA
- a CDS encoding L-ornithine N(5)-monooxygenase, which produces MTPHSEVSLNGAESAPALNGTNGTNGAANGHHGPTNGTTNGTTNGTTNGTTNGNGNHAAPVTGPRVYKERSKYLEAAPADSEFDLICAGFGPASLAVAAAIHDALAEGQKLTPDGSAPKVLFLEKQTRFAWHAGMLLPGAKMQISFIKDLATLRNPRSEFTFLNYLHCQGRLVDFTNLSTFLPARNEYEDYLRWCSSWFDHVVQYNNEVLSISPVDKEAGAVKNFIVQARNGKTGQIQSYRSRHVLVAAGGQASLPKSLPSKHPRVLHSSQFANYAPQILTKQNAPYRVAVIGAGQSAAEIFNNVQNLYPNSKTWLIMRQEFLRPSDDSPFVNTVFNPEYIDSMWPRSANARQALLTEARATNYGVVRLELIEHLYEKMYDQKREISDDETQWPHRILAGREIASVDTKGDVLEIKVQNVQDGPLDGFVNEEILEADLIVAATGYKRSAHVDMLKDAWSMLPKTVSGRTEFGKGVNGWNVETPEGERKIAVARDYRVKFSPGAVADNSGVWLQGCCEGTHGLSDTLLSVLGTRSGEIVQSIFKQ; this is translated from the exons ATGACTCCCCACAGCGAGGTTTCTCTTAACGGCGCCGAGTCCGCCCCGGCCCTGAACGGAACCAACGGTACCAACGGTGCCGCCAACGGTCATCACGGACCTACCAACGGCACCACCAACGGAACCACCAACGGAACCACCAACGGAACCACCAACGGTAACGGCAACCATGCCGCTCCCGTCACCGGACCCCGAGTCTACAAGGAGCGCTCCAAGTATCTCGAGGCCGCCCCCGCGGATTCCGAGTTCGACCTCATCTGCGCCGGCTTTGGCCCCGCCAGTCTtgctgtcgccgccgccatccacGACGCCCTTGCCGAGGGCCAGAAGCTCACTCCTGATGGCTCCGCCCCCAAGGTCCtgttcctcgagaagcagacTCGCTTCGCCTGGCACGCCGGCATGCTCCTCCCCGGAGCTAAGATGCagatctccttcatcaaggaCCTGGCCACTCTCCGCAACCCCCGATCCGAGTTCACTTTCCTCAACTACCTCCACTGCCAGGGCCGTCTTGTCGACTTCACTAACCTGAGCACTTTCCTGCCTGCCCGTAACGAGTACGAGGACTACCTCCGGTGGTGCTCTTCCTGGTTCGACCACGTTGTCCAGTACAACAACGAggtcctctccatctcccccgTCGACAAGGAGGCTGGCGCCGTCAAGAACTTCATTGTTCAGGCCCGCAACGGCAAGACCGGTCAGATCCAGTCCTACCGCAGCCGacatgtcctcgtcgccgctgGTGGCCAGGCTTCGCTACCCAAGAGCCTCCCCTCCAAGCACCCTCGCGTCCTCCACTCCTCTCAGTTCGCCAACTACGCCCCTCAGATCCTCACCAAGCAGAACGCTCCTTATCGCGTTGCCGTCATTGGTGCCGGCCAGAGTGCCGCCGAGATCTTCAACAACGTCCAGAACCTTTACCCCAACTCCAAGACCTGGTTGATCATGCGCCAGGAGTTCCTCCGACCCAGCGACGACTCTCCTTT CGTCAACACCGTCTTCAACCCAGAGTACATTGACAGCATGTGGCCCCGATCTGCCAATGCCCGTCAGGCTCTGCTTACTGAGGCCCGCGCCACCAACTATGGTGTCGTCCGCCTGGAGCTGATTGAGCACCTCTATGAGAAGATGTACGACCAGAAGCGTGAGATTAGCGACGACGAGACTCAGTGGCCCCACCGAATCCTGGCTGGTCGCGAGATCGCCAGCGTCGACACCAAGGGCGACGTCCTGGAGATCAAGGTGCAGAACGTCCAGGATGGTCCcctcgatggcttcgtcaacgaggagatcctcgaggctgaTCTTATCGTCGCCGCCACTGGCTACAAGCGCAGCGCCCACGTTGACATGCTCAAGGACGCCTGGTCCATGCTGCCCAAGACTGTGTCGGGGCGCACCGAGTTTGGCAAGGGCGTCAACGGATGGAACGTCGAGACCCCCGAGGGCGAGCGCAAGATCGCCGTCGCCCGAGATTACCGGGTCAAGTTCTCCCCCGGAGCCGTTGCCGACAACTCTGGAGTCTGGCTGCAGGGCTGCTGCGAGGGTACTCACGGG CTGAGCGACACCCTCCTGTCTGTCCTGGGCACCCGCTCGGGCGAGATTGTTCAGTCGATTTTCAAGCAGTAA